From one Ignisphaera cupida genomic stretch:
- a CDS encoding helix-turn-helix transcriptional regulator → MLKEKVVMLKLATLFMFLLIVSSLVLAYSKPVSVIYIDSNGVVHINATIYLTTGLNIIYLPAPPVIETVSISLNGQELPFLYNSSANALYVVAFTSGNCTINYVANVSIENNVFTLHLSNGYMYRLLLDPNIILLNVPRNISRYGYINRSILYIEFSDKQVISYIVKPPATVSTPITTQKTEMPQQFLSSAFLFIVIALAIVIALSLYIYFIRFRGGKGKELELLNEVDLAILRALEKRGGSALQSELQKDVAIPRTTLWRHVRKLEKLGYVRIEKVGLQNRVVLVKKLR, encoded by the coding sequence GCTTGGTCTTGGCATATTCAAAACCTGTTAGTGTTATATACATAGATAGCAATGGTGTTGTACACATCAATGCTACTATTTATCTAACAACAGGTTTAAACATTATTTATTTACCAGCGCCTCCAGTTATTGAAACAGTTTCTATTTCCCTAAATGGCCAAGAACTACCTTTTCTATATAATAGCAGTGCTAATGCATTATATGTAGTGGCTTTCACTAGTGGAAATTGCACTATTAACTATGTGGCAAATGTTAGTATTGAAAACAATGTTTTTACACTTCATCTCTCAAATGGGTATATGTATAGGTTATTACTTGATCCAAACATAATTTTGTTAAATGTTCCAAGAAACATATCTAGATATGGATACATAAACAGGTCTATACTATACATAGAGTTTTCTGATAAGCAAGTTATAAGCTACATTGTAAAGCCACCAGCAACTGTATCAACTCCAATTACAACACAAAAAACTGAGATGCCACAACAATTTTTATCTTCAGCATTCTTGTTCATAGTTATAGCCTTGGCTATTGTAATTGCCTTGTCACTCTACATTTATTTTATAAGATTTAGAGGTGGGAAAGGAAAGGAATTGGAATTATTAAATGAAGTTGACTTAGCAATATTGAGAGCTCTTGAAAAGAGAGGTGGATCTGCTCTTCAATCAGAGTTGCAAAAAGATGTTGCTATTCCAAGAACAACCCTGTGGAGACATGTAAGGAAGCTTGAAAAACTTGGCTATGTTAGAATTGAAAAGGTTGGTTTACAAAATAGAGTTGTTTTGGTTAAGAAACTTCGCTAG
- a CDS encoding molybdenum cofactor biosynthesis protein: MKLKVKLFSIFREAFNAKEIEIQVDDGNEITIAKLKEILSNMSYKFRELMNSIEPIFMVNGIVATDSTRVSERDDIALLPPASGGSKHVYAKLFKDDSEIDFNTRIESVLKRLGGEGVGAIAIFIGVVKDVVEGHKVKELVYDAYEPYATKALEKIALEESMVEDVKAIEIMHRVGLAKPGEKTLYILVASKNRKDALNTLSRVLERVKHEVPIYKLEKRDDGYFYVIGDGKRIKKSSEVS, from the coding sequence ATGAAGCTAAAGGTTAAATTGTTTTCAATATTTAGAGAAGCATTTAATGCAAAGGAGATAGAAATTCAAGTAGATGATGGAAACGAAATCACTATTGCAAAACTCAAGGAAATTTTATCAAATATGAGTTATAAATTTAGGGAATTGATGAATAGTATTGAACCAATTTTCATGGTTAATGGCATTGTTGCTACAGATTCCACCAGAGTTAGTGAGAGAGATGACATAGCATTATTGCCACCTGCTTCTGGCGGATCTAAGCATGTTTATGCTAAATTGTTTAAAGATGATAGTGAAATAGATTTTAATACTAGGATTGAGAGTGTTCTGAAGAGGCTTGGTGGAGAGGGTGTAGGCGCTATAGCAATCTTTATAGGAGTTGTTAAGGATGTTGTTGAAGGTCACAAAGTTAAGGAGCTTGTTTACGATGCCTATGAACCATATGCTACAAAAGCCTTAGAAAAAATAGCATTGGAAGAAAGCATGGTGGAAGATGTCAAGGCTATTGAAATTATGCATAGAGTTGGCTTGGCAAAACCAGGTGAAAAAACTTTGTACATACTCGTTGCCTCTAAAAATAGAAAAGATGCTTTGAATACCTTGTCAAGAGTTTTGGAAAGAGTGAAGCACGAGGTTCCTATATATAAGCTTGAGAAAAGAGATGATGGATATTTCTATGTAATTGGAGATGGAAAGAGAATTAAAAAGTCTAGCGAAGTTTCTTAA
- a CDS encoding rhamnulokinase, producing MNKIIVLAFDLGASSCRAMIGVVDEKEKTVSVEELYRWPNFMIRVGDSLYWDVLRIWHEMKNAIKMAYRKFGKDLVSIGVDTWGIDFALLDERGMLIENPHTYRDPRTEGMMEEVFKRVPKERIYERTGIQFIRINTLYQIFSMVFHNDPKLKIAKTFLMIPDLFNYWLTGEKFAEYTEATTTQFLDPGAKKWTFDILEALGVPTHIFPEVIEPGTRIGKIDPRLASELDIPKDIDVVAPATHDTASAIAAGPMVAEDVGYVSSGTWSLVGVELPHPLINKKAMEYNYTNEGGAFNTITFLRNIQGMWIVEEIRRVLADKGQQLSYDEILKMAQEAKPFTAFIDPDYEGFIAPENMVEAINAYLEKTGQRKPQSLGELFRIVFESLAFKYRLVFEQAEDLLGRKLRGINIFGGGSRNWFLNQLTADFTNKTVYAGPEEATSIGNVLLQVAGLGIIKSLKELREYIKNSYKIRVFEPRYSGEYEEAYEKFLGVIGYRR from the coding sequence ATGAACAAAATAATTGTGCTGGCATTTGATTTAGGTGCTTCAAGCTGTAGAGCAATGATTGGTGTTGTAGATGAGAAGGAGAAGACAGTAAGTGTTGAGGAGCTTTATAGATGGCCTAATTTCATGATTAGAGTTGGTGATAGTCTTTACTGGGATGTTTTAAGAATATGGCATGAAATGAAGAATGCTATTAAAATGGCCTATAGAAAATTTGGTAAAGACCTTGTCTCCATAGGTGTTGATACATGGGGTATAGACTTTGCCTTGTTAGATGAAAGAGGAATGCTTATTGAAAATCCTCACACATATAGAGATCCTAGAACAGAGGGTATGATGGAAGAAGTTTTTAAGAGAGTTCCAAAAGAGAGAATCTATGAGAGAACAGGTATACAATTCATTAGAATCAATACACTCTATCAAATATTCTCAATGGTTTTTCACAACGATCCAAAGCTGAAAATAGCGAAAACATTTCTTATGATACCAGACCTCTTTAACTATTGGCTAACAGGAGAAAAGTTTGCAGAGTATACAGAGGCTACAACAACACAGTTTCTTGACCCAGGGGCAAAGAAGTGGACATTCGATATTTTAGAGGCTTTGGGTGTTCCAACACATATATTTCCAGAGGTTATAGAGCCTGGAACAAGAATTGGGAAAATCGATCCAAGGCTTGCTTCTGAACTTGATATTCCAAAGGATATAGATGTTGTTGCACCTGCAACCCATGACACAGCTTCTGCTATTGCTGCAGGTCCTATGGTTGCTGAAGATGTGGGCTATGTTAGCTCAGGTACATGGTCTCTTGTTGGTGTTGAGCTTCCCCATCCACTTATAAATAAAAAGGCTATGGAATACAACTACACTAATGAAGGTGGGGCATTTAACACAATAACATTTCTAAGAAATATTCAGGGAATGTGGATTGTTGAGGAAATTAGAAGGGTTTTGGCTGATAAGGGACAGCAGCTATCGTATGATGAAATATTGAAAATGGCTCAAGAAGCCAAACCATTTACGGCATTCATAGATCCAGATTATGAAGGTTTTATAGCTCCTGAGAATATGGTAGAAGCAATAAATGCTTATTTAGAGAAGACAGGACAGAGAAAGCCACAGAGTCTTGGAGAGCTTTTCAGAATTGTTTTTGAGAGTCTAGCATTTAAGTACAGACTTGTGTTTGAACAAGCAGAGGATTTGCTTGGTAGAAAGCTTAGAGGTATTAACATATTTGGTGGTGGATCTAGAAACTGGTTCCTAAATCAGTTAACAGCTGACTTTACAAACAAAACTGTTTATGCAGGACCTGAAGAGGCCACATCAATAGGCAATGTTTTGCTGCAGGTTGCTGGGCTAGGTATTATAAAGTCTTTGAAGGAGCTTAGAGAATACATTAAAAACTCTTACAAGATCAGAGTCTTTGAGCCTAGGTATAGCGGCGAGTATGAAGAAGCATACGAAAAGTTTCTTGGAGTTATTGGCTATAGAAGGTGA
- a CDS encoding FGGY family carbohydrate kinase: MAKQFFIGIDVGSSGVRVEVYDVEGNLISAGKASITKQDVVEWIKAIENATPSVVKNCVDCEKHVSIDSTSGTFVAIDKYGNVLYGPVMYYEKRSDVFEEIKNVDAVNELAKHGVSVDASSPFVKILYIKKHFGKLYEGIYKFVPAATWLLYKLCYDEGEQWEDIKTDYTNALKFGLDILSTPPKWFELLFNSIGIELEKLPDLASSGEFICKAKSRMAQNIGLYNAFVYQGMTDGNAAALAGGALGKGDVNIYTGSTTVPKISVDKIVMHPAIYYHIHPLDGYLAGSATGFTGAYLSWFAEKVFGFSVEEAFRYIEVVEAGTEYVFFPYGDRGPFYDPKLAPAFINVAMYDQPRDIVVGRILRSIVLGITMLENMYLNLFQNLFNVRISEVNLTGGAAKSKLWNRIRASVYGRRVIVHGDLIGVGTIIPVLYRSKIYTNIGEIKQRFLKPVEFIDPDKELTKIYEKFKEKFEEMWMRLREVYKI; encoded by the coding sequence ATGGCAAAGCAGTTTTTCATAGGAATAGATGTTGGTAGTAGTGGAGTTCGTGTAGAGGTGTATGATGTTGAAGGAAATCTTATATCTGCTGGAAAAGCCAGTATAACCAAGCAAGATGTTGTTGAATGGATTAAGGCCATAGAAAATGCAACACCTTCTGTTGTGAAAAACTGTGTTGATTGTGAAAAGCACGTTTCCATAGATAGTACCTCAGGCACATTTGTAGCTATAGATAAGTATGGTAATGTTTTGTATGGTCCAGTTATGTACTATGAGAAGAGAAGTGATGTATTTGAGGAAATAAAAAATGTTGATGCTGTTAATGAGCTTGCTAAACATGGTGTTAGTGTTGATGCATCATCACCATTTGTTAAAATACTCTACATAAAGAAACATTTTGGTAAACTCTATGAAGGTATCTATAAATTTGTTCCCGCAGCAACCTGGCTTCTATACAAACTTTGCTATGATGAGGGAGAGCAGTGGGAGGACATTAAAACAGATTATACAAATGCTTTAAAGTTTGGTTTAGACATTTTATCTACACCACCAAAGTGGTTTGAGCTTCTGTTCAATTCTATAGGCATTGAACTAGAAAAGCTACCAGACCTAGCATCATCTGGAGAATTTATATGCAAGGCAAAAAGTCGCATGGCGCAAAACATTGGATTATACAATGCATTTGTTTACCAGGGTATGACAGATGGTAATGCAGCTGCACTGGCTGGTGGAGCTCTTGGAAAAGGAGATGTGAATATATATACAGGCTCTACAACAGTACCAAAAATTTCTGTTGATAAAATTGTTATGCATCCAGCCATATACTACCACATACATCCACTAGATGGATACTTAGCAGGATCTGCAACAGGTTTTACCGGTGCCTACCTCTCATGGTTTGCAGAAAAAGTTTTTGGATTTTCTGTAGAAGAGGCATTTAGATATATAGAAGTTGTTGAGGCTGGAACAGAGTATGTATTCTTTCCATATGGTGATAGAGGTCCATTCTACGACCCAAAATTAGCACCTGCATTTATAAATGTTGCTATGTATGATCAGCCTAGGGATATTGTTGTGGGTAGAATATTGAGAAGCATCGTACTTGGAATAACAATGCTGGAGAACATGTATCTAAACCTATTTCAAAACTTGTTCAACGTTAGAATAAGCGAGGTAAACCTAACTGGTGGTGCTGCTAAATCAAAGCTTTGGAATAGGATAAGAGCTTCTGTATATGGCCGAAGAGTTATTGTTCATGGTGATTTAATTGGTGTTGGAACAATTATACCAGTGCTCTACAGAAGCAAAATATACACAAATATTGGTGAAATTAAGCAGAGGTTTCTAAAACCAGTTGAGTTTATAGATCCTGATAAGGAGCTGACAAAAATCTATGAAAAATTCAAAGAGAAATTTGAGGAAATGTGGATGAGATTACGAGAAGTTTACAAAATATAA
- a CDS encoding phosphoglycolate phosphatase, translated as MSIDIIKTISDYLKGSRPSAIFIDIDGVLTIERGSYVLDLELIELLRKVMAYGIPVCLVSGNAYPTVLTLQRYLGLTPIFVAENGCVIQVGRELIKLCRESLDSLVEDIEKSFSLKRSTSNLYRLCDRAFHVPEHIKSNPAMARKLESSIMEKYPHIYALYTGYVLHIYPRYCSKSSAIKIIADKTNIDLNKSIAIGDSVTDVDMIKAVGIGIVVGDADEDAKKEAKIVLPFNASTSTKYFISALLNYISQHV; from the coding sequence TTGAGTATTGACATCATCAAAACTATTTCTGATTATCTAAAAGGGTCAAGGCCATCAGCTATATTCATTGATATAGATGGTGTTTTAACTATTGAAAGAGGTTCTTATGTGCTGGACTTGGAGCTTATAGAGCTTTTGAGAAAGGTCATGGCTTATGGAATTCCGGTTTGTCTTGTCTCTGGAAATGCATATCCAACTGTGTTAACACTTCAAAGATACTTGGGCTTAACACCAATATTTGTAGCTGAAAATGGGTGTGTTATTCAAGTGGGTAGAGAGCTTATCAAACTATGTAGAGAAAGTCTTGATTCACTAGTTGAAGATATTGAAAAAAGCTTTTCCCTAAAGAGATCAACAAGCAATTTGTATAGACTTTGTGATAGGGCATTTCATGTACCAGAACACATCAAATCTAACCCAGCCATGGCAAGAAAGTTGGAGAGCAGCATAATGGAGAAATATCCACATATATACGCACTGTACACAGGCTACGTCTTGCACATATATCCGCGATATTGCAGCAAAAGCAGTGCTATAAAGATAATTGCTGATAAAACAAATATTGATTTAAACAAATCAATAGCCATTGGAGACAGTGTTACAGATGTTGATATGATTAAGGCTGTAGGTATTGGCATAGTTGTTGGTGATGCAGATGAGGATGCTAAGAAAGAAGCGAAAATAGTTTTACCATTTAATGCATCAACATCAACAAAATACTTTATATCGGCACTGCTAAACTATATCTCTCAACACGTCTAA
- the rbcL gene encoding type III ribulose-bisphosphate carboxylase, with protein MSKADFEPYHMWVDKNYSPDFKKDVVVTFRVTPAEGFSIEDVAGGVAAESSTGTWTTLYVWYDQNRLERLKGRAYFFKDLGDGSWLIRIAYPAELFEEGNMPGFLASVAGNIFGMRRAKWLRVEDIYMPLDFIKYFKGPVKGLHGVRDIFKVYDRPIVGTVPKPKVGYTADEVEKLAYEILSGGMDYIKDDENLASPSYCRFEARAKSIMKIIDKVEKETGERKVWFANITADVREMEKRLKLVADYGNPYIMVDVVVAGWSSLTYIRDLAEEYKLAIHAHRAMHAAMTRNPYHGISMFTLAKLFRIIGVDQLHIGTPEVGKLEAKTIDVIRNAKVLRENPFKPDENDFYHLQQEFGSIKPAVPVSSGGLHPGTLPEVVKVLGKDCVMQIGGGTIGHPDGPRAGAAAVRQALEAIAKGIPLEDYARDHKELRRALEKWGTVRPI; from the coding sequence ATGTCAAAGGCTGATTTTGAGCCATATCATATGTGGGTTGACAAAAACTATTCACCTGATTTCAAAAAGGATGTTGTTGTAACATTTAGGGTGACACCTGCTGAGGGCTTTTCCATAGAGGATGTTGCTGGTGGTGTGGCTGCTGAGAGTAGTACTGGTACGTGGACTACGCTCTATGTTTGGTATGATCAAAACAGGTTGGAGAGGCTCAAGGGCAGGGCTTACTTCTTCAAAGATCTTGGCGATGGTTCTTGGCTTATTAGAATAGCCTATCCTGCTGAGTTGTTTGAAGAAGGCAATATGCCAGGGTTCTTGGCGAGTGTCGCTGGAAACATATTTGGTATGAGAAGAGCTAAGTGGCTTAGAGTTGAAGATATCTACATGCCTCTTGACTTCATTAAATATTTCAAGGGCCCTGTAAAGGGTTTGCATGGAGTTAGAGATATTTTCAAGGTTTATGATAGGCCAATTGTTGGCACGGTTCCAAAGCCAAAGGTTGGCTATACTGCTGATGAGGTTGAGAAACTTGCATATGAGATTCTATCTGGTGGAATGGATTATATAAAAGACGATGAGAATCTTGCAAGTCCAAGCTATTGCAGGTTTGAGGCAAGGGCCAAGTCAATAATGAAGATTATTGATAAGGTTGAGAAGGAGACTGGGGAAAGAAAAGTTTGGTTTGCAAATATAACAGCAGATGTTAGGGAAATGGAGAAGAGATTGAAGCTTGTAGCAGACTATGGAAATCCATATATAATGGTAGATGTTGTTGTAGCAGGGTGGTCTTCTCTAACCTATATAAGGGATCTTGCTGAGGAATACAAACTTGCAATACATGCTCATAGAGCAATGCATGCAGCTATGACTAGAAACCCATACCATGGAATATCGATGTTCACATTAGCAAAACTCTTTAGAATAATAGGTGTTGACCAGCTACACATAGGAACACCAGAAGTTGGAAAGCTAGAAGCAAAAACAATAGATGTTATAAGAAATGCTAAGGTGCTAAGAGAAAACCCGTTTAAACCAGATGAAAACGACTTCTATCATCTACAACAAGAATTTGGATCAATAAAACCAGCTGTACCAGTGTCATCTGGTGGTCTCCACCCAGGTACTTTGCCAGAGGTTGTTAAGGTTCTTGGCAAAGACTGTGTAATGCAGATAGGAGGTGGAACAATAGGGCATCCAGATGGACCAAGAGCAGGAGCAGCTGCAGTTAGGCAAGCTCTTGAAGCAATTGCTAAGGGAATTCCACTAGAGGATTATGCAAGAGATCATAAAGAGCTTAGAAGAGCCTTGGAGAAGTGGGGAACAGTAAGACCTATATAA
- a CDS encoding HAD family hydrolase, with translation MVSVHALSFDVWNTLLDINKIFNLISIKIAELSNGLSSAMVMSTILNVYEKCKTRRRLGEVDGFNIVIESQNILAEELGLEISTILKAIAEAFEEANPREIIFSDAITTLELLHRLGFRLGIIGNTVFWSSIYTINLLKRLGIYNLFEVTIFSDETRINKPDRRIFLMFSKNIGLEPSKIAHVGDSVIEDVGGALSAGMKAIHIDRRRGKNKVILRDIGLALIGELTQVIDALEEL, from the coding sequence ATGGTGTCTGTACATGCTTTGTCTTTTGATGTGTGGAACACTCTACTTGATATAAACAAAATATTTAATCTAATATCGATAAAAATTGCAGAGCTTTCTAATGGTCTTAGCAGCGCCATGGTTATGAGCACTATTCTAAATGTTTATGAGAAGTGTAAAACGAGAAGAAGGCTTGGTGAAGTAGATGGATTCAACATTGTTATAGAGTCTCAAAACATTCTTGCTGAGGAGCTGGGTCTTGAAATTAGCACAATTTTAAAAGCAATTGCTGAAGCATTTGAAGAGGCAAATCCCAGAGAAATTATTTTTAGTGATGCCATAACTACTTTAGAGCTTTTGCATAGACTGGGGTTTAGGCTTGGAATAATTGGCAATACCGTTTTTTGGAGCAGCATATACACAATCAACTTGCTTAAAAGGCTTGGCATATACAATCTCTTTGAGGTGACCATATTCTCTGACGAAACAAGAATTAACAAACCTGATAGAAGAATTTTTCTCATGTTTTCAAAGAACATTGGTTTAGAGCCAAGTAAAATTGCTCACGTGGGTGACAGTGTTATTGAGGATGTTGGAGGGGCATTATCAGCAGGTATGAAAGCAATACACATAGATAGGAGAAGAGGAAAAAACAAAGTTATCTTAAGAGACATTGGATTAGCGTTAATTGGTGAATTGACACAAGTTATAGATGCTTTGGAAGAACTTTAA
- a CDS encoding aldo/keto reductase → MEYVSLGKTKEKISRIGLGAWQFSEAWGVTEYEKAKSVVGKAVELGINFFDTAMAYGLGLSENILGKALKEIGVKRDDVFVTTKIIPDFLTPDDIFKSVEHSIKVLGLGYIDGLLIHWPPVWHNYPTRMYAKYLEKLVFMGKVRYLGLSNYPVELVESFRSNLSKVDVEIFQHRYNLVERWAEEEIIPYAEKHGITLQAWSPIAKGALTGKYTPDNLPKFTDVRAREPVFHPQNFEKVWTLVQLLKKIGEKYGKTPTQVALNWLVMSSPVVVPIPGAKSPEQVTELAGSVDWRLSFEDWIAIDELSKAIRLSYSVYYLSYSPT, encoded by the coding sequence GTGGAGTATGTGTCTCTTGGGAAAACAAAAGAGAAGATTTCAAGAATAGGTTTGGGGGCGTGGCAATTTAGTGAAGCATGGGGGGTAACAGAGTATGAAAAAGCTAAAAGCGTTGTTGGAAAAGCTGTTGAGCTTGGAATAAACTTTTTCGATACTGCCATGGCATACGGTCTTGGCTTAAGCGAAAATATTTTGGGTAAGGCTTTGAAGGAAATTGGTGTTAAAAGAGATGATGTTTTCGTTACAACAAAGATAATACCAGACTTTCTAACCCCAGATGACATATTCAAATCTGTTGAGCATTCGATAAAGGTTCTAGGGCTTGGATACATAGATGGTCTTCTTATTCACTGGCCACCTGTTTGGCACAACTATCCAACTAGGATGTATGCAAAGTATTTGGAGAAGCTTGTTTTTATGGGCAAGGTGAGGTATCTTGGTCTAAGCAACTACCCTGTTGAACTTGTTGAGAGCTTTAGATCCAATCTCTCGAAAGTCGATGTGGAGATTTTCCAGCATAGATATAATCTTGTTGAGAGATGGGCAGAAGAAGAGATAATACCATATGCAGAAAAACACGGTATAACACTTCAGGCTTGGAGCCCAATAGCAAAAGGTGCTCTAACAGGAAAATACACACCAGATAACCTACCAAAATTCACAGACGTTAGAGCAAGAGAACCAGTATTCCATCCACAAAACTTTGAAAAAGTGTGGACACTTGTTCAACTACTCAAGAAAATAGGTGAAAAATATGGCAAAACACCAACACAAGTGGCACTAAACTGGCTTGTTATGTCAAGTCCTGTTGTTGTTCCAATACCAGGTGCTAAAAGCCCTGAACAAGTAACAGAACTTGCAGGCTCTGTTGACTGGAGACTTAGCTTTGAAGACTGGATTGCTATTGATGAACTTAGCAAAGCCATTAGATTAAGCTATTCTGTGTATTATTTATCGTATAGCCCAACATGA
- a CDS encoding sugar ABC transporter substrate-binding protein has translation MSTPKTTTPWLYAAIVIIVILAGLVGYFASRPPIEKVTTVTVERTLTQTVLQTVLQTITQTQAAVPVKKKITVFFFDPAPANPWWDILAKGVEDAVSDLKALGIDVDYRRFDATSLDTQISQVQQALALKPDVAVVGPVSDALQDVVKQLRQAGTKVILVDRDFPDQTARDLYLGTDNRWAARIEAEAFLKWLEAKGIPKPWKIIIFRGLPGIPTSYLRYEGFMDALKPYIDRGDVQVLEEVQVDPDLLPECYAKASTIVPKYGKGVTAYFATNLLQAMAIVQALNDNKIAPGVDVYVLGFDAQVTDWVNLIAKGQVALSIQQHPYTMGYWGVWAGYYLVTGQMKLPEKAVINTPTYKVVPCNATYSLSLDYFKISPIELLKLSAQLSPTNPQLHAPGYYGLACS, from the coding sequence ATGTCTACACCTAAAACAACAACACCATGGCTGTATGCAGCAATAGTTATAATAGTTATTTTAGCTGGATTGGTTGGATATTTTGCAAGTAGACCTCCTATTGAGAAAGTTACAACTGTAACAGTAGAGAGAACATTAACACAAACAGTATTGCAAACCGTACTGCAAACAATTACACAAACACAAGCAGCTGTTCCAGTTAAAAAGAAGATTACTGTATTCTTCTTTGATCCAGCTCCTGCAAATCCATGGTGGGATATCCTAGCTAAGGGTGTTGAAGACGCAGTAAGTGATTTAAAAGCACTTGGAATTGATGTTGATTATAGACGATTTGATGCTACATCATTAGATACTCAGATTTCACAGGTTCAGCAAGCACTTGCTTTAAAGCCTGATGTGGCTGTTGTAGGTCCAGTATCTGATGCTTTACAAGATGTTGTTAAGCAACTTAGGCAAGCGGGTACAAAGGTTATACTTGTTGATAGAGACTTTCCTGATCAAACTGCAAGAGATCTTTATCTTGGAACAGACAATAGATGGGCTGCAAGGATAGAGGCAGAAGCATTCTTGAAATGGTTAGAAGCCAAGGGCATTCCAAAGCCATGGAAGATAATAATATTCCGTGGTTTACCTGGAATTCCAACATCTTATTTAAGATATGAAGGATTTATGGACGCTTTAAAGCCATATATAGATCGTGGAGATGTTCAAGTTCTAGAAGAGGTGCAAGTGGATCCTGATTTGCTGCCTGAGTGCTATGCCAAGGCAAGCACTATTGTACCAAAGTACGGCAAAGGTGTAACAGCATATTTTGCCACTAACTTGTTACAAGCTATGGCTATTGTCCAAGCACTAAATGACAACAAGATAGCTCCAGGTGTTGATGTATATGTACTAGGATTTGATGCTCAAGTAACTGACTGGGTTAATCTCATAGCTAAAGGGCAAGTAGCATTAAGCATTCAGCAACATCCATACACAATGGGGTATTGGGGTGTTTGGGCAGGCTACTACCTAGTAACAGGACAGATGAAATTACCTGAAAAAGCTGTGATTAATACACCAACATATAAAGTTGTGCCATGCAACGCAACATACTCACTTTCCCTAGACTATTTCAAGATATCTCCAATAGAGCTTCTAAAGCTATCAGCACAACTATCCCCAACTAATCCACAACTTCATGCACCAGGATACTATGGTTTAGCATGTAGTTAA